The Pristiophorus japonicus isolate sPriJap1 chromosome 17, sPriJap1.hap1, whole genome shotgun sequence DNA window TGCAGCGGTGAGTTTCGCTCCAGGGAAGGGGGTCGGAGCCAGAAGAGGGCTAACTAGGGAAAAAAAACTTTGCCTGTGGGGTGATGAAGAGGTGCCCTGAATATTGCCGGCCCCTGTTCTGCTCCCTTCCGATCGcctcccctccacaccctcccccatccccaggACCTACCTGAAGGACTGAATTTGACGTCTACATCGCCGCAGGTTTCCGCAGCCCGAGGTCCAGTCTCAATCGAACCCCGGGCCTAGCTGTCCCGGTGCTCCCTGCACCCAGGGTGCTCCGGCTGGCCGGCCCGCCAGCATTATCCaaattcccccctctctttccttgaTTTCTCTCATTATGCCTCCTAATGTCTCCTGCTAATATCACTTCTGCCATTTAATCATCTCATGTTTCCTACGTGAACACTTCACACCCCATTATATTTTTtgccctgtgtgtgtttgtgaatgaatgtgtgtgtgtctgtatgtgtgtgtgtctttgtgtttaggtgtaggggtgtgtgtgtgtgtgtgtgtgtgtgggaggggaggtgtggaggtgtgtgagggtggaggggtttgtgtgtgtgtgtgtggcggggggggtgggtatgtgtgtgtggggagagaggagtgggatgtgggtatgtggggtgtgtgtgtctgtgtgtgtgtgtgggggggggtgttaatgtgggtatgtggggtgtgtgtgtctgtgtgtgtgtgtgggggggtgttaatgtgggtatgtggggtgtgtgtgtctgtgtgtgtgtgtggggggggtgttaatgtgggtatgtggggtgtgtgtgtctgtgtgtgtgtgtgggggggtgttaatgtgggtatgtggggtgtgtgtttatgtgtgtgtgtggggggggggggatgtgttggtggggggaggggtggggtgtgtgggggagtgtgtgtgtgggggggtgtatgtgtgtgtgtgtgtggggggtgtgtgtgtgtggggagagagggatggtgtatggggggggaggggtgtgcgtGGAGGtgtatgtgggtgggggaggggtgggttgtgggggagcggtatgtgtgtgtgtgcggggggaggggtggtgtgtgtgggggtgtatgtgggtggggggagggaggaagtgtgcagGGGAGggggtgtatgtgtatgtgtgtgtgtggggggggggaggtgtgggggtgtggaggggtgtgtgtgtgtgtgtgggggggggggtgtctgtgtgtggggggaggggtttgtGTGGGTGTGTTTTCCTCTCCGTTTGATCCCTTCTTTTCTTTTTCATAGTTtgttcatctgtaatatcttccagttctgatgaatggtCCAGGCCTGAAATGTTAACAACTCATCTCTTCTCtgtaaatgctgcctgacctgactgTTTCCCCCATCTCTGTGATTTTGCTTTTAATCTAATGCCTCGTCTGGTTTTGGGTCTGTTCATTTTATATTCATGTTCTCTGGTTCTATTATCAAAGCCTAAATTAAATAATATGCTCACATCTGTCTTATCCATGGCCCTCATTATTTTAATGACTTAGATCAAGTTCCTTCTCCAACAATATAACAAGTTCAGCTCTATGAGTCACCGAACTTAGAGCCTTAAATCCCAGAATCATTCTGTTGTGATTCTCCGAACCCTCTCCAATATTTCAGTTCTGCCTTATTGAAGGTGGGGTGCCCAAATTGTACACAACCTTCGAAAAGTGGCCTTGTGAGTTGagtaagtaccaccaacgctgcctccgcagaatcctgcaaatccattggccggatcggtgcaccaacatcagtgttctctctcaggccaacatccccagcatcgaggcactgaccacactcaatcagctctgatggatgggccacatcgtccgcatacctgaTACAAGACTCCAAAACAAACATTCTACTCAGAGCTCACAGgagagcagagaaaatgcttcaaggccaCCCTtagagcctccttgaaaaaaatgtaacatccccaccgactctcgggaatccctggcccaagactgcccaaagtggagaagaagcattcgagaaggtgccaaacacctcgagtctcttcatcgggagcaggCGGAAGCCAAGCGTAACAGCAGAagaagcgcacgacaacccaagcgccccacccacccgtccctcccaccaccgtctgccccacctgtgacagagtctgtaggtcccgcattggtctcatcagtcacctgagaactcatcttagtgtggaagcgagtcatcctcgactccaggggacagcctaagaagaagtAATCTTTGTTCTCTCCGTCCTATGGCTTAGTTAGTAAAATTATTAATCCaggtctccctatctctgtaacctcctcggggcctacaaccctctgagaacacaGCGTTCCTaacattctggtctcttgtgcatccccaatttcattctcaccaccattggtggccgagccttcaactgcctgggccctacgctctggaattccctccctaaacctctccacctctctctctccacctctaagacgctccttaaaacctctttgatcacttgtctgataatgctcctgtgaagcgctgcgggacgttttacaacattagaggcgctatataaatgcaagatttgttGTTGTGGTGAGTTAGCCCATCTTATCGAGAAAAGAGCACTCTGGTTGTTCTCAGTAATTCTGAGCTAGGGAGGAAAAGATCAGCTCGGGTATTCACTCGTGATGCCTTCCCAGTGACCCCAcccctatttccccccccccccccctgtagacGCTGTTGTGTGTGGCTGTCAGCTGAGGAGAGAATTGTGCTTGAGCGTGATGCTCCCATGATGAAATAGCCGATGAATTCTGACGCTTTTACATTAAAGAAAGTCCGCTGGGACAAGGTAGGGGTTGGTGGCGATGTTGTCCATTGATTTGTATCCGGTAGGAACCAACAATCTCAGCAGCAGGCAGGAGAAAAAGTGGCACCAGAAACAAAGGGGACAATTTGAATCTAACTCACCATTCAGGAGACCTAGGGGATCGGGAGGAAGACCAGTTTTACATCCTGCCCGATATTATTCTTCGTTAGAGTAAAATCGGGCAAGTTGTCAAATCGGCATTGCACCCGATCCTGTCAGCTTCCCGACGGGCAGATTAGGTTAGAATTGTCCCAAAAGTTCCAAAagaaacaaaagaaataggagcaggagtcggccattcggccccttgagcctgctccgccattcaataagatcgtggctgatcttctccctcaactctactttcccgcttgatccccagatcccttgattccccgagagtttaTAAACCAAtccacctcagccttgaatatactcaatgactcaacatccacagccctccggagcagtgaattccaaagattcacaaccttctgagtgaagaagttcctcctcatctcagtcctaatggcgGGAAAAAGGAAACAAATGCCCACAATATACTCTAATGTTTGATTATCccaggtaataagaacataagaaataggagcaggaataggccatttggcccctcgagcctgcactgccatttaataagatcatggctgatctgatcatgggctcagctccacttccccgcccgctccccataacccttgactcccttatcattcaaaaatctgtctatctccaccttaaatatattcaatgacccagcctccacagctccctggggcagagaattccacagatttacaaccctctgagaagaaattcctcctcatctcagttctaaatggttcttaaagcatgccccctagttctaaattcccccacgaggggaaacatcctctctgcacctaccctgttgaGCCCTCTCAGcctcttatctgtttcaataagatcacctctcattcttctgaactccaatgtgtataggcccaacctactcaacctttcttcacaagtcaaccccctcatctccggaatcaacctagtgaaccttttctgaacagcctccaatgcaagtgtatccttccttaaatacgagaccaaaactgtacgcagtactccaggtgtggcctcaccaataccctgtacagttgtagcaggacttctctgcttttatactcgatcccccttgcaataaaggccatttgccttcctgattacttgctgtagctgcatactaacattttgtgtttcatgcacaaggaccccccaggtccttctgtactgcagcactttgcaatttttttccatttaaattataatttccttttttatttttcctgccaaagtggatcacctcaccgaAGCTTCACACTGACTGGAATTTCCCATCCTTTCCCGGATGGCACTGAGCGACACGACGGAAGGACGATTTTAAAAACAAAAGATAAAGGTATGACAAGTTTTGCTTTGTaactttttttgttgttgttgttgtttattcaGAAAATACTGCAATCAAAAGAAATTCTCCGTGGGTCCTTCGCGTTTCTGCCCGTTttgtgtgagtgtggggtggggggggggggggagtttgtgtGCGTAGTAATGGTTAGCGGTACAGGAAATCTACAGAAAATGAGTTCGGTAAATGGCGCAGTGATGGAAAACACTGGCGTCGCCTGAAAAGTGCGAAATTCCTTTGCGGCGCTCATAGTGGGAtttggatgggggagaggggagagaggagatggggggagggggggtcacatcGTCAGTTGCTCTGAGCAACAGAAAGGACAGAGGGGAGCTCAAAACCAAAGTGTGACGTTACCGTCTGAACCTAGAAAAATATGCACATACGTCGTGTATAAAATTGTTGTAAACTGTCtcgaggggggggcgggagggtggggCGATTTTCAAGTGGCCTGGCTCGAAAATAACGGCAGATTTTCTATCGACATGGTCACAAACGTTTTACATAAGAAATCGGATACATTTCTGAATAGCAAGATcccgtttttttttgttgttgtgtaATCTTTCCCGGATTCCTAATATATGTCTCCTATAAACAGAGTTCATAACCAGTACAGAACAAACACATTGAACATCAGTCGGACAGAGAAGGGAGTTTTCTACCAGGTGGGAGTTTACTGCTACAAAAAAACCGTGGCCCTCTTTGAGTCTGAAAGAACTGGGCAGGACCCAGATTTGACTTTGTATTCTTCACCTCAGCAGACGTGTGCACACCGTCGTTTGTTTTCTTGATCCGTTTTGCCTGTTCGTCCCGGACAGCGAAAGGAGACACACTGTCTGTTGTTACCTTGGGTGGTCTTTGTGTTTTTTTCACATTGGCATTGTCTCAGTTGGCCTCACGATGGTCGACATTGGGGGGGCCCAGTGGGGTGGACTGAACCTCCAGTGCTATTGTTGTGCCCGAGTTGCTTTGGGGTTCCCAGCGCTTGACGAAGGGAGGGTAAATCCCATGCAGCGAGATGGACAAATTCTTTTGCATGCACATTGCCAAGGGGCTGTGCTCCGCGCCAACCTTTTGCCTGGTCGACACAAGCCCACGAAGAGACGAGACACTTATTGCCACCAGCAGTGCACAGGCAGTCAAGGCAATTAGAAATTGTGGTCTTAACTCAGTAGCACCGGTTGCTAAATTGGCctccttggtcctgatcctgatgCAGGATATCTCGGTGTGGAGATGGATGTACGCCACACGCACGCATATTGCATATTCGGCCAGTGGCTCAAGGCGGGTCAGGTTGTACCTGTGAACGCCAGCAGGGATACGAGCTATAAAGGCAGGATCCAAGCTGCTGTTGCTCATGGTGCGTGACCAAGTGATGTTTGAGGAGATTATGTTGGAGGGGATGACCCAGGACAGCAGGATATGGTGGGCTTCCATTTCCTGGACGTACAGCTGAACGTTTGCTTTGTTTTCTGGGTAGAAGCCGCTCACTCTGAGGGTCACGCTTTTAGTGTCGGCCCCAACCAGGTTGTGGGCCACACAGGTGTAGAGTCCCGCTTGGTTTGTGGTTATATTGAGTATCTCCAGCGTCCCCTCGGGGCGCACTCGGTAGTTGTCTGACGCAGTGTCGCCCAAAAGTCTGTCACCGGACGGTGTGACCCAATAGATCTCGGGGTCGGGCTCGGCGAAAGCTCGGCAGTGGAGGGCAAGGGACTCGCCTGTTCCCATGTCGAGGTGCGAGGGAAAGGCTTGGGGGGGGATGAGAGGGAGGCAGCGGTCCGTCATCTCTCGCAGCGGGACCTCCCTCAGATTTCGCCTCTTGAACTCTGGCGGGTCCACGCACAAGGTCGACTGCGGCTCGATGAAGCGGATGCGGTTCTCGTTGGCGTTCACCCAGCGGATGACGCAGTCGCAGCGGATGGGGTTGCTGTGAATGCTGATCTCCTGGAGCTTTGAGAGCGACTCCACCGTCCTTTTGTATAAGGCACTCAGCGCGTTGTTGTTGAGCATAAGGGTCTCCATTTGGGGAAGGAGGCGGAATGCGCTGGAGTGAATGTAGGAAAGTTTTGGGTTGTTGGTCACCTCCAGTTTGGTCAACTCTGGTAGATTGTCCAAAGCAAATTTGTCAATGGAGATCAGTTCCTCCATATTGTTGATGCCCAACTCTTTCAGGTGTAGCATATCTGTAAAATCACTCTGTTGTATCCTTTGAATTGGATTTTTGTTCAAATCCAAAAATTTGAGATCTGGAACTTTCTGGAGGGCCACCTTTGGGACCTTCGGCAATTTGTTGTCGTAAAAAGAAATGCTTTCCAAGTTCTCCAGACCCTCCAGAGCATAATCTGAGATTTCTTTCATGCTCATTCCACTCAATACAAGGCTCCTGAGATTGACGAGAGGCTTAAAGTTCATGTTCTGGATCATGTCTACGGCATTCTCTCCAATCATGAGGATCTCCAGGCCGGGTATGGTCTCAAACCACTCACTTTTAATGGTCCtcaa harbors:
- the LOC139228298 gene encoding leucine-rich repeat neuronal protein 2-like, which encodes MWLKDFMFISLAAVTLTQAIPWRVSCPNVCICEIKPWFTPRSMYREAPTVDCNDFFMSRVPANLPEGTQTLLLQSNRIAKVEPDELNHLVNLTELDLSQNSFSRIEDFSLRNMSNLLVLHLEENQLTELSGNCFSALTNLQELYLNHNQLSSISARAFFGLENLLRLHLNSNKLRTIKSEWFETIPGLEILMIGENAVDMIQNMNFKPLVNLRSLVLSGMSMKEISDYALEGLENLESISFYDNKLPKVPKVALQKVPDLKFLDLNKNPIQRIQQSDFTDMLHLKELGINNMEELISIDKFALDNLPELTKLEVTNNPKLSYIHSSAFRLLPQMETLMLNNNALSALYKRTVESLSKLQEISIHSNPIRCDCVIRWVNANENRIRFIEPQSTLCVDPPEFKRRNLREVPLREMTDRCLPLIPPQAFPSHLDMGTGESLALHCRAFAEPDPEIYWVTPSGDRLLGDTASDNYRVRPEGTLEILNITTNQAGLYTCVAHNLVGADTKSVTLRVSGFYPENKANVQLYVQEMEAHHILLSWVIPSNIISSNITWSRTMSNSSLDPAFIARIPAGVHRYNLTRLEPLAEYAICVRVAYIHLHTEISCIRIRTKEANLATGATELRPQFLIALTACALLVAISVSSLRGLVSTRQKVGAEHSPLAMCMQKNLSISLHGIYPPFVKRWEPQSNSGTTIALEVQSTPLGPPNVDHREAN